A genome region from Armatimonadota bacterium includes the following:
- a CDS encoding N-acetyl-gamma-glutamyl-phosphate reductase produces the protein MNSEKRAVGIVGVTGYAGAEAARLVLRHPQLQLVAVQSRSSAAMSLAQSVPSLAGATDLICSGEDAPDAMAGCEVVILAQEGGAAVRTAPELLSAGQKVVDLSADFRLKQPELYADWYGFAHASPHLLEEAAYGLPEMNRAYIAKSRLVANPGCYPTAATLALAPLLEAGYADTTSIVVDAWSGISGAGRASKAHHFAETNENLSPYKVAGTHRHTPEIEQALSIAAGQSIRVSFTPHTAPVTRGILCTCYAQLTEPVTAADLRNVYATRYQHEPFVRVVQNTLPTTAQVRGTNNCVIGVEVDARANRAVIISAIDNMVKGASGQAIQNINLMLGLPETAGLDALPVWP, from the coding sequence ATGAACAGCGAAAAGAGAGCAGTCGGGATAGTTGGGGTAACGGGCTATGCCGGCGCCGAGGCTGCACGGCTCGTGCTTCGGCATCCACAGCTGCAGCTCGTTGCGGTGCAATCGAGAAGCAGCGCGGCAATGTCGCTGGCCCAGAGCGTGCCCAGCCTGGCCGGCGCGACCGATCTGATATGTTCCGGCGAGGACGCGCCGGATGCAATGGCCGGCTGTGAAGTGGTGATACTGGCGCAGGAGGGTGGCGCCGCGGTTCGCACAGCGCCGGAGCTGCTGAGCGCCGGCCAAAAGGTGGTTGACCTGTCGGCAGACTTCCGCCTGAAGCAGCCGGAACTCTATGCAGACTGGTACGGCTTTGCGCATGCCTCGCCTCACTTGCTGGAAGAGGCGGCATATGGCCTGCCGGAGATGAATCGCGCTTACATCGCGAAATCGCGCCTGGTTGCGAATCCAGGCTGTTATCCAACCGCAGCCACTCTGGCGCTGGCGCCACTGCTTGAGGCTGGCTACGCCGATACCACCAGCATCGTGGTGGATGCATGGTCCGGGATTTCGGGCGCTGGTCGCGCTTCCAAAGCGCACCACTTTGCCGAGACCAACGAGAATCTTTCGCCATACAAAGTCGCCGGCACGCATCGCCATACGCCGGAGATAGAGCAGGCGCTCTCGATCGCCGCGGGCCAGTCCATTCGCGTCAGCTTTACCCCACACACGGCGCCTGTCACACGCGGTATTCTGTGCACCTGCTACGCTCAGTTGACGGAGCCGGTGACGGCTGCCGATCTGCGCAACGTATACGCCACTCGTTACCAACACGAGCCATTTGTGCGCGTCGTACAGAATACGCTGCCTACAACGGCGCAGGTACGAGGCACAAACAACTGCGTCATTGGCGTGGAAGTAGACGCACGCGCGAATCGCGCCGTGATCATCAGCGCCATCGATAACATGGTGAAGGGCGCCTCAGGCCAGGCGATTCAGAATATCAACCTCATGCTGGGCCTTCCAGAGACGGCCGGGCTCGATGCACTTCCAGTCTGGCCATGA
- a CDS encoding hydantoinase B/oxoprolinase family protein, with the protein MDEVRGAAPDPVQIAVWRHLLASVAEEMGATLERTASSPNIRDRRDASCAIFGPDGELIAQAAHIPVHLGAMAVLLRSLRNEVAWPRGIAWMCNDPAHGGTHLPDITVAMPVYVGLGKSARLVGFTASRAHHADVGGSSPGSLAPATELCQEGIVIPPVALMRGGSLQADPLAILCANTRTPDERRGDIAAQIGACRIGCRRLAAIVQTHGWDTYQLRLAEARRYSAAAIRSALLALPDGCWEAEDQLDDDGQTAGPLSIRVRLTLKGGHADIDFTGTAKQCQGPMNAPLAVTTSACWYVVRCLVGDEIPTNSGCWEPITIRAPHGCLLNPAEGAAVAAGNTETSQRVVDVLLAALGKCAPERFPAASQGTMNNLTIGGWDPTRRRNFTYYETLGGGAGAANHRPGSSAIHSHMTNTLNTPAEALESYYPLRIEALGIRSRSGGAGEFPGGDGLLRRTRLLTPAVVSILAERRDSRPPGAHGGGGGVTGRNSIVEADGSRRELPAKWSGAVAEECAVEIETPGGGGWGHEVQPADS; encoded by the coding sequence ATCGACGAAGTCCGCGGCGCGGCGCCGGACCCGGTGCAGATTGCGGTGTGGCGTCACCTGCTGGCGTCGGTTGCTGAAGAGATGGGCGCAACACTGGAGCGCACTGCATCCTCCCCGAACATCCGTGACCGCCGCGACGCGTCGTGCGCCATATTTGGTCCCGATGGCGAACTGATCGCCCAGGCAGCGCATATTCCTGTACACCTGGGCGCAATGGCAGTACTTCTGCGCTCGCTGCGAAACGAGGTGGCGTGGCCGCGCGGTATCGCCTGGATGTGTAACGATCCGGCGCACGGCGGAACGCATCTCCCGGACATCACGGTGGCGATGCCGGTGTATGTCGGTCTCGGCAAGTCGGCGCGCCTGGTTGGCTTTACCGCGTCGCGCGCTCACCATGCCGATGTTGGCGGATCGAGCCCCGGTTCGCTGGCGCCGGCAACGGAGTTGTGCCAGGAGGGAATTGTCATACCACCGGTGGCGCTGATGCGGGGCGGCAGCTTACAGGCCGATCCACTGGCAATCCTCTGTGCCAATACACGCACGCCGGATGAACGACGTGGCGATATCGCCGCGCAAATTGGGGCATGCCGCATCGGCTGCAGGCGTTTGGCCGCAATCGTCCAGACACACGGTTGGGATACCTACCAGTTGCGACTGGCTGAGGCCCGGCGATATTCGGCCGCCGCGATACGCAGCGCGCTGTTAGCTCTTCCCGACGGATGCTGGGAGGCCGAGGACCAGCTCGACGATGACGGCCAGACTGCCGGACCACTCTCAATCCGCGTCCGCCTCACACTGAAGGGCGGTCATGCGGACATCGATTTCACCGGCACGGCCAAGCAGTGTCAAGGACCCATGAACGCGCCACTGGCGGTAACCACTTCGGCATGCTGGTACGTGGTGCGGTGCCTGGTGGGAGACGAGATTCCCACCAACAGCGGTTGCTGGGAGCCGATAACCATTCGTGCGCCGCACGGGTGCCTGCTGAACCCCGCCGAAGGCGCGGCCGTCGCCGCCGGCAACACCGAGACTTCGCAGCGCGTGGTTGACGTGCTGCTCGCGGCGCTCGGCAAATGCGCTCCGGAGAGGTTCCCGGCCGCCAGCCAGGGCACGATGAACAACCTTACGATCGGTGGCTGGGATCCGACCCGGCGACGCAACTTCACCTACTACGAAACGCTCGGCGGTGGCGCCGGCGCAGCAAACCATCGGCCCGGAAGCTCAGCGATCCACAGCCACATGACGAATACGCTCAACACGCCGGCCGAGGCGCTCGAATCGTACTATCCACTGCGCATTGAGGCGCTGGGAATACGCTCGCGAAGCGGGGGCGCAGGCGAGTTTCCCGGCGGCGACGGCCTCCTGCGCCGCACGCGATTGCTCACACCGGCGGTCGTCTCCATCCTCGCTGAGCGCAGAGACTCTCGCCCACCGGGCGCACATGGCGGCGGCGGAGGCGTAACTGGACGGAATAGCATTGTAGAAGCCGACGGAAGTCGCCGCGAATTGCCGGCAAAGTGGAGCGGCGCGGTAGCCGAAGAGTGTGCCGTGGAGATTGAGACCCCAGGCGGAGGTGGCTGGGGACATGAAGTTCAACCGGCCGACTCCTGA